In Pelecanus crispus isolate bPelCri1 chromosome Z, bPelCri1.pri, whole genome shotgun sequence, the following are encoded in one genomic region:
- the ELL2 gene encoding RNA polymerase II elongation factor ELL2 isoform X2, protein MAELREGERYGLSCGAGPPNLTVLHVKLTETALRALESYQSCKDRVSSQPSIQFQRSQGLIKIPKVDTPNEVHTFNFYLSNVGKDNPQGSFDCVQQTDSSSGTLQLSCLGLIQNKITVCATSDSYLTTRERMTQAEEESRNRSAKVIKPGGPFLGKRVQVRRAPQSVPDAAPERKRSTPMNPANTIRRTHTQNAVSQRPYKDRVIHLLALKSYKKPELLARLQRDGVNQKDKNSLGAVLQQVANLNPKDNSYTLKDYIFKEIQKDWPGYNEIDKQSLELILSRKLNSSQTATSTSHLESPVTSNKDAPSTPQKRLLNSDFIDPLMNKKQRISHLTSRVQPSLSGHLPASSEKASTAPPPPPPAAAATTPAPLPLPPALVPTSNLPQTVSSSSPSTPEGRGTQDLPVDSFSQNSSSICEDQQQKDTSQTPLGIPAPAAVQAEPPKPTGEKHVVLHQKLKKVKEDEEKDESKMQDTTNGSEEEKDLRKEETAKLKKSSHSDSGEGVKETCTASTDSSSSASEQPDYFMKYIAIASYEQRQSYKDDFNAEYDEYRNLHARIESVTRRFMKLDAQRKLLSPGSKEYQILHEEVLEEYRKVKQSSPNYYEEKYRCEYLHNKLSHIKRLIGEFDQRQAESWH, encoded by the exons cttaTTAAAATTCCCAAAGTTGATACGCCAAATGAAGTGCATACATTTAACTTCTACTTGTCAAATGTTGGCAAAGATAATCCTCAGGGAAGCTTTGACTGTGTCCAGCAAACGGACTCAAG TTCTGGAACCTTGCAACTCAGTTGCCTGGGACTTatacagaataaaattacaGTATGTGCAACAAGTGATTCCTATCTGACGACCAGAGAGCGCATGACCCAGGCAGAAGAGGAGTCGCGCAATCGAAGTGCAAAGGTTATTAAACCTGGTGGACCATTTTTAG GAAAGAGAGTACAGGTCAGAAGAGCACCACAAAGCGTTCCAGATGCTGCACCTGAGAGGAAGAGGTCGACACCCATGAACCCTGCAAATACAATACGGAGAACTCACACACAGAATGCTGTTTCTCAGCGACCATACAAGGACAGAGTGATTCACTTACTGGCCCTGAAGAGTTACAAGAAACCAGAGTTACTTGCTCGCTTGCAGAGGGATGGTGTCAACCAAAAGGACAAGAATTCCCTTGGAGCTGTCCTTCAGCAG GTAGCCAACCTGAATCCAAAGGATAATTCTTACACTCTGAAGGattatatatttaaagaaattcagaaagattGGCCTGGATACAATGAAATAGATAAACAGTCATTGGAGTTAATACTTTCTAG aaaattaaattcatcTCAGActgccaccagcaccagccACTTGGAATCTCCTGTAACTTCTAATAAAGATGCTCCATCAACTCCTCag AAACGGCTTTTGAATTCTGATTTTATCGATCCTCTGATGAACAAAAAGCAGAGGATATCTCACCTGACCAGTCGAGTCCAGCCATCACTCAGTGGCCACTTGCCTGCTTCCAGTGAGAAAGCCTCTACTGCCcctccgccgcctccccccgctgCAGCCGCCACTACTCCAGCTCCTCTGCCGCTGCCTCCCGCACTGGTTCCCACTTCCAACCTTCCTCAAACTGTCAgctccagctcccccagcacccctgaggggagggggacacaAGACCTGCCAGTGGACAGCTTCAGTCAAAATAGCAGTAGCATctgtgaggaccagcaacaaaaAGATACCTCTCAGACTCCTTTGGGAATCCCAGCGCCTGCCGCGGTGCAGGCGGAGCCTCCCAAGCCCACAGGCGAGAAACATGTGGTGTTGCACCAAAAGCTCAAGAAGGTGAAAGAGGATGAGGAGAAGgatgaaagcaaaatgcaggACACTACAAATGGAAGCGAGGAGGAGAAAGACcttagaaaagaagaaactgccAAACTGAAAAAATCCTCCCATTCAGATTCAGGTGAAG gAGTTAAAGAAACTTGCACTGCCTCCACAGATTCTTCTTCATCAGCAAGTGAACAACCAGACTACTTCAT GAAATACATAGCTATAGCCTCATACGAGCAACGCCAGAGTTACAAGGATGACTTCAATGCAGAGTATGATGAATACAGGAACTTGCATGCTCGGATAGAGAGTGTCACCAGGAGATTCATGAAGCTTGATGCACAACGGAAGCTTCTTTCTCCAGGGTCCAAAGAATATCAG atCCTTCATGAGGAGGTCTTAGAAGAGTATCGAAAGGTAAAACAG TCTAGCCCCAACTACTATGAAGAGAAGTATAGATGCGAGTATCTCCACAACAAGCTGTCTCATATTAAGAGACTAATAGGGGAATTTGACCAACGGCAAGCAGAGTCATGGCACTAG
- the ELL2 gene encoding RNA polymerase II elongation factor ELL2 isoform X5 — protein sequence MKCIHLTSTCQMLAKIILREALTVSSKRTQVCATSDSYLTTRERMTQAEEESRNRSAKVIKPGGPFLGKRVQVRRAPQSVPDAAPERKRSTPMNPANTIRRTHTQNAVSQRPYKDRVIHLLALKSYKKPELLARLQRDGVNQKDKNSLGAVLQQVANLNPKDNSYTLKDYIFKEIQKDWPGYNEIDKQSLELILSRKLNSSQTATSTSHLESPVTSNKDAPSTPQKRLLNSDFIDPLMNKKQRISHLTSRVQPSLSGHLPASSEKASTAPPPPPPAAAATTPAPLPLPPALVPTSNLPQTVSSSSPSTPEGRGTQDLPVDSFSQNSSSICEDQQQKDTSQTPLGIPAPAAVQAEPPKPTGEKHVVLHQKLKKVKEDEEKDESKMQDTTNGSEEEKDLRKEETAKLKKSSHSDSGEGVKETCTASTDSSSSASEQPDYFMKYIAIASYEQRQSYKDDFNAEYDEYRNLHARIESVTRRFMKLDAQRKLLSPGSKEYQILHEEVLEEYRKVKQSSPNYYEEKYRCEYLHNKLSHIKRLIGEFDQRQAESWH from the exons ATGAAGTGCATACATTTAACTTCTACTTGTCAAATGTTGGCAAAGATAATCCTCAGGGAAGCTTTGACTGTGTCCAGCAAACGGACTCAAG TATGTGCAACAAGTGATTCCTATCTGACGACCAGAGAGCGCATGACCCAGGCAGAAGAGGAGTCGCGCAATCGAAGTGCAAAGGTTATTAAACCTGGTGGACCATTTTTAG GAAAGAGAGTACAGGTCAGAAGAGCACCACAAAGCGTTCCAGATGCTGCACCTGAGAGGAAGAGGTCGACACCCATGAACCCTGCAAATACAATACGGAGAACTCACACACAGAATGCTGTTTCTCAGCGACCATACAAGGACAGAGTGATTCACTTACTGGCCCTGAAGAGTTACAAGAAACCAGAGTTACTTGCTCGCTTGCAGAGGGATGGTGTCAACCAAAAGGACAAGAATTCCCTTGGAGCTGTCCTTCAGCAG GTAGCCAACCTGAATCCAAAGGATAATTCTTACACTCTGAAGGattatatatttaaagaaattcagaaagattGGCCTGGATACAATGAAATAGATAAACAGTCATTGGAGTTAATACTTTCTAG aaaattaaattcatcTCAGActgccaccagcaccagccACTTGGAATCTCCTGTAACTTCTAATAAAGATGCTCCATCAACTCCTCag AAACGGCTTTTGAATTCTGATTTTATCGATCCTCTGATGAACAAAAAGCAGAGGATATCTCACCTGACCAGTCGAGTCCAGCCATCACTCAGTGGCCACTTGCCTGCTTCCAGTGAGAAAGCCTCTACTGCCcctccgccgcctccccccgctgCAGCCGCCACTACTCCAGCTCCTCTGCCGCTGCCTCCCGCACTGGTTCCCACTTCCAACCTTCCTCAAACTGTCAgctccagctcccccagcacccctgaggggagggggacacaAGACCTGCCAGTGGACAGCTTCAGTCAAAATAGCAGTAGCATctgtgaggaccagcaacaaaaAGATACCTCTCAGACTCCTTTGGGAATCCCAGCGCCTGCCGCGGTGCAGGCGGAGCCTCCCAAGCCCACAGGCGAGAAACATGTGGTGTTGCACCAAAAGCTCAAGAAGGTGAAAGAGGATGAGGAGAAGgatgaaagcaaaatgcaggACACTACAAATGGAAGCGAGGAGGAGAAAGACcttagaaaagaagaaactgccAAACTGAAAAAATCCTCCCATTCAGATTCAGGTGAAG gAGTTAAAGAAACTTGCACTGCCTCCACAGATTCTTCTTCATCAGCAAGTGAACAACCAGACTACTTCAT GAAATACATAGCTATAGCCTCATACGAGCAACGCCAGAGTTACAAGGATGACTTCAATGCAGAGTATGATGAATACAGGAACTTGCATGCTCGGATAGAGAGTGTCACCAGGAGATTCATGAAGCTTGATGCACAACGGAAGCTTCTTTCTCCAGGGTCCAAAGAATATCAG atCCTTCATGAGGAGGTCTTAGAAGAGTATCGAAAGGTAAAACAG TCTAGCCCCAACTACTATGAAGAGAAGTATAGATGCGAGTATCTCCACAACAAGCTGTCTCATATTAAGAGACTAATAGGGGAATTTGACCAACGGCAAGCAGAGTCATGGCACTAG
- the ELL2 gene encoding RNA polymerase II elongation factor ELL2 isoform X6: MKCIHLTSTCQMLAKIILREALTVSSKRTQGKRVQVRRAPQSVPDAAPERKRSTPMNPANTIRRTHTQNAVSQRPYKDRVIHLLALKSYKKPELLARLQRDGVNQKDKNSLGAVLQQVANLNPKDNSYTLKDYIFKEIQKDWPGYNEIDKQSLELILSRKLNSSQTATSTSHLESPVTSNKDAPSTPQKRLLNSDFIDPLMNKKQRISHLTSRVQPSLSGHLPASSEKASTAPPPPPPAAAATTPAPLPLPPALVPTSNLPQTVSSSSPSTPEGRGTQDLPVDSFSQNSSSICEDQQQKDTSQTPLGIPAPAAVQAEPPKPTGEKHVVLHQKLKKVKEDEEKDESKMQDTTNGSEEEKDLRKEETAKLKKSSHSDSGEGVKETCTASTDSSSSASEQPDYFMKYIAIASYEQRQSYKDDFNAEYDEYRNLHARIESVTRRFMKLDAQRKLLSPGSKEYQILHEEVLEEYRKVKQSSPNYYEEKYRCEYLHNKLSHIKRLIGEFDQRQAESWH; the protein is encoded by the exons ATGAAGTGCATACATTTAACTTCTACTTGTCAAATGTTGGCAAAGATAATCCTCAGGGAAGCTTTGACTGTGTCCAGCAAACGGACTCAAG GAAAGAGAGTACAGGTCAGAAGAGCACCACAAAGCGTTCCAGATGCTGCACCTGAGAGGAAGAGGTCGACACCCATGAACCCTGCAAATACAATACGGAGAACTCACACACAGAATGCTGTTTCTCAGCGACCATACAAGGACAGAGTGATTCACTTACTGGCCCTGAAGAGTTACAAGAAACCAGAGTTACTTGCTCGCTTGCAGAGGGATGGTGTCAACCAAAAGGACAAGAATTCCCTTGGAGCTGTCCTTCAGCAG GTAGCCAACCTGAATCCAAAGGATAATTCTTACACTCTGAAGGattatatatttaaagaaattcagaaagattGGCCTGGATACAATGAAATAGATAAACAGTCATTGGAGTTAATACTTTCTAG aaaattaaattcatcTCAGActgccaccagcaccagccACTTGGAATCTCCTGTAACTTCTAATAAAGATGCTCCATCAACTCCTCag AAACGGCTTTTGAATTCTGATTTTATCGATCCTCTGATGAACAAAAAGCAGAGGATATCTCACCTGACCAGTCGAGTCCAGCCATCACTCAGTGGCCACTTGCCTGCTTCCAGTGAGAAAGCCTCTACTGCCcctccgccgcctccccccgctgCAGCCGCCACTACTCCAGCTCCTCTGCCGCTGCCTCCCGCACTGGTTCCCACTTCCAACCTTCCTCAAACTGTCAgctccagctcccccagcacccctgaggggagggggacacaAGACCTGCCAGTGGACAGCTTCAGTCAAAATAGCAGTAGCATctgtgaggaccagcaacaaaaAGATACCTCTCAGACTCCTTTGGGAATCCCAGCGCCTGCCGCGGTGCAGGCGGAGCCTCCCAAGCCCACAGGCGAGAAACATGTGGTGTTGCACCAAAAGCTCAAGAAGGTGAAAGAGGATGAGGAGAAGgatgaaagcaaaatgcaggACACTACAAATGGAAGCGAGGAGGAGAAAGACcttagaaaagaagaaactgccAAACTGAAAAAATCCTCCCATTCAGATTCAGGTGAAG gAGTTAAAGAAACTTGCACTGCCTCCACAGATTCTTCTTCATCAGCAAGTGAACAACCAGACTACTTCAT GAAATACATAGCTATAGCCTCATACGAGCAACGCCAGAGTTACAAGGATGACTTCAATGCAGAGTATGATGAATACAGGAACTTGCATGCTCGGATAGAGAGTGTCACCAGGAGATTCATGAAGCTTGATGCACAACGGAAGCTTCTTTCTCCAGGGTCCAAAGAATATCAG atCCTTCATGAGGAGGTCTTAGAAGAGTATCGAAAGGTAAAACAG TCTAGCCCCAACTACTATGAAGAGAAGTATAGATGCGAGTATCTCCACAACAAGCTGTCTCATATTAAGAGACTAATAGGGGAATTTGACCAACGGCAAGCAGAGTCATGGCACTAG
- the ELL2 gene encoding RNA polymerase II elongation factor ELL2 isoform X1, with product MAELREGERYGLSCGAGPPNLTVLHVKLTETALRALESYQSCKDRVSSQPSIQFQRSQGLIKIPKVDTPNEVHTFNFYLSNVGKDNPQGSFDCVQQTDSSSGTLQLSCLGLIQNKITVCATSDSYLTTRERMTQAEEESRNRSAKVIKPGGPFLGKRVQVRRAPQSVPDAAPERKRSTPMNPANTIRRTHTQNAVSQRPYKDRVIHLLALKSYKKPELLARLQRDGVNQKDKNSLGAVLQQVANLNPKDNSYTLKDYIFKEIQKDWPGYNEIDKQSLELILSRKLNSSQTATSTSHLESPVTSNKDAPSTPQKRLLNSDFIDPLMNKKQRISHLTSRVQPSLSGHLPASSEKASTAPPPPPPAAAATTPAPLPLPPALVPTSNLPQTVSSSSPSTPEGRGTQDLPVDSFSQNSSSICEDQQQKDTSQTPLGIPAPAAVQAEPPKPTGEKHVVLHQKLKKVKEDEEKDESKMQDTTNGSEEEKDLRKEETAKLKKSSHSDSGEGVKETCTASTDSSSSASEQPDYFMKYIAIASYEQRQSYKDDFNAEYDEYRNLHARIESVTRRFMKLDAQRKLLSPGSKEYQILHEEVLEEYRKVKQVCVTPDLWEVVITEAGSRLFLSKGHERLDFAEMFSCCNVLFIFTV from the exons cttaTTAAAATTCCCAAAGTTGATACGCCAAATGAAGTGCATACATTTAACTTCTACTTGTCAAATGTTGGCAAAGATAATCCTCAGGGAAGCTTTGACTGTGTCCAGCAAACGGACTCAAG TTCTGGAACCTTGCAACTCAGTTGCCTGGGACTTatacagaataaaattacaGTATGTGCAACAAGTGATTCCTATCTGACGACCAGAGAGCGCATGACCCAGGCAGAAGAGGAGTCGCGCAATCGAAGTGCAAAGGTTATTAAACCTGGTGGACCATTTTTAG GAAAGAGAGTACAGGTCAGAAGAGCACCACAAAGCGTTCCAGATGCTGCACCTGAGAGGAAGAGGTCGACACCCATGAACCCTGCAAATACAATACGGAGAACTCACACACAGAATGCTGTTTCTCAGCGACCATACAAGGACAGAGTGATTCACTTACTGGCCCTGAAGAGTTACAAGAAACCAGAGTTACTTGCTCGCTTGCAGAGGGATGGTGTCAACCAAAAGGACAAGAATTCCCTTGGAGCTGTCCTTCAGCAG GTAGCCAACCTGAATCCAAAGGATAATTCTTACACTCTGAAGGattatatatttaaagaaattcagaaagattGGCCTGGATACAATGAAATAGATAAACAGTCATTGGAGTTAATACTTTCTAG aaaattaaattcatcTCAGActgccaccagcaccagccACTTGGAATCTCCTGTAACTTCTAATAAAGATGCTCCATCAACTCCTCag AAACGGCTTTTGAATTCTGATTTTATCGATCCTCTGATGAACAAAAAGCAGAGGATATCTCACCTGACCAGTCGAGTCCAGCCATCACTCAGTGGCCACTTGCCTGCTTCCAGTGAGAAAGCCTCTACTGCCcctccgccgcctccccccgctgCAGCCGCCACTACTCCAGCTCCTCTGCCGCTGCCTCCCGCACTGGTTCCCACTTCCAACCTTCCTCAAACTGTCAgctccagctcccccagcacccctgaggggagggggacacaAGACCTGCCAGTGGACAGCTTCAGTCAAAATAGCAGTAGCATctgtgaggaccagcaacaaaaAGATACCTCTCAGACTCCTTTGGGAATCCCAGCGCCTGCCGCGGTGCAGGCGGAGCCTCCCAAGCCCACAGGCGAGAAACATGTGGTGTTGCACCAAAAGCTCAAGAAGGTGAAAGAGGATGAGGAGAAGgatgaaagcaaaatgcaggACACTACAAATGGAAGCGAGGAGGAGAAAGACcttagaaaagaagaaactgccAAACTGAAAAAATCCTCCCATTCAGATTCAGGTGAAG gAGTTAAAGAAACTTGCACTGCCTCCACAGATTCTTCTTCATCAGCAAGTGAACAACCAGACTACTTCAT GAAATACATAGCTATAGCCTCATACGAGCAACGCCAGAGTTACAAGGATGACTTCAATGCAGAGTATGATGAATACAGGAACTTGCATGCTCGGATAGAGAGTGTCACCAGGAGATTCATGAAGCTTGATGCACAACGGAAGCTTCTTTCTCCAGGGTCCAAAGAATATCAG atCCTTCATGAGGAGGTCTTAGAAGAGTATCGAAAGGTAAAACAGGTATGTGTAACACCAGACTTGTGGGAGGTAGTAATCACTGAGGCTGGCTCGAGGCTATTTTTAAGCAAAGGACATGAAAGATTAGactttgcagaaatgttttcatgctGTAATGTTCTTTTTATCTTTACAGTCTAG
- the ELL2 gene encoding RNA polymerase II elongation factor ELL2 isoform X3, with translation MAELREGERYGLSCGAGPPNLTVLHVKLTETALRALESYQSCKDRVSSQPSIQFQRSQGLIKIPKVDTPNEVHTFNFYLSNVGKDNPQGSFDCVQQTDSSSGTLQLSCLGLIQNKITVCATSDSYLTTRERMTQAEEESRNRSAKVIKPGGPFLGKRVQVRRAPQSVPDAAPERKRSTPMNPANTIRRTHTQNAVSQRPYKDRVIHLLALKSYKKPELLARLQRDGVNQKDKNSLGAVLQQVANLNPKDNSYTLKDYIFKEIQKDWPGYNEIDKQSLELILSRKLNSSQTATSTSHLESPVTSNKDAPSTPQKRLLNSDFIDPLMNKKQRISHLTSRVQPSLSGHLPASSEKASTAPPPPPPAAAATTPAPLPLPPALVPTSNLPQTVSSSSPSTPEGRGTQDLPVDSFSQNSSSICEDQQQKDTSQTPLGIPAPAAVQAEPPKPTGEKHVVLHQKLKKVKEDEEKDESKMQDTTNGSEEEKDLRKEETAKLKKSSHSDSGVKETCTASTDSSSSASEQPDYFMKYIAIASYEQRQSYKDDFNAEYDEYRNLHARIESVTRRFMKLDAQRKLLSPGSKEYQILHEEVLEEYRKVKQSSPNYYEEKYRCEYLHNKLSHIKRLIGEFDQRQAESWH, from the exons cttaTTAAAATTCCCAAAGTTGATACGCCAAATGAAGTGCATACATTTAACTTCTACTTGTCAAATGTTGGCAAAGATAATCCTCAGGGAAGCTTTGACTGTGTCCAGCAAACGGACTCAAG TTCTGGAACCTTGCAACTCAGTTGCCTGGGACTTatacagaataaaattacaGTATGTGCAACAAGTGATTCCTATCTGACGACCAGAGAGCGCATGACCCAGGCAGAAGAGGAGTCGCGCAATCGAAGTGCAAAGGTTATTAAACCTGGTGGACCATTTTTAG GAAAGAGAGTACAGGTCAGAAGAGCACCACAAAGCGTTCCAGATGCTGCACCTGAGAGGAAGAGGTCGACACCCATGAACCCTGCAAATACAATACGGAGAACTCACACACAGAATGCTGTTTCTCAGCGACCATACAAGGACAGAGTGATTCACTTACTGGCCCTGAAGAGTTACAAGAAACCAGAGTTACTTGCTCGCTTGCAGAGGGATGGTGTCAACCAAAAGGACAAGAATTCCCTTGGAGCTGTCCTTCAGCAG GTAGCCAACCTGAATCCAAAGGATAATTCTTACACTCTGAAGGattatatatttaaagaaattcagaaagattGGCCTGGATACAATGAAATAGATAAACAGTCATTGGAGTTAATACTTTCTAG aaaattaaattcatcTCAGActgccaccagcaccagccACTTGGAATCTCCTGTAACTTCTAATAAAGATGCTCCATCAACTCCTCag AAACGGCTTTTGAATTCTGATTTTATCGATCCTCTGATGAACAAAAAGCAGAGGATATCTCACCTGACCAGTCGAGTCCAGCCATCACTCAGTGGCCACTTGCCTGCTTCCAGTGAGAAAGCCTCTACTGCCcctccgccgcctccccccgctgCAGCCGCCACTACTCCAGCTCCTCTGCCGCTGCCTCCCGCACTGGTTCCCACTTCCAACCTTCCTCAAACTGTCAgctccagctcccccagcacccctgaggggagggggacacaAGACCTGCCAGTGGACAGCTTCAGTCAAAATAGCAGTAGCATctgtgaggaccagcaacaaaaAGATACCTCTCAGACTCCTTTGGGAATCCCAGCGCCTGCCGCGGTGCAGGCGGAGCCTCCCAAGCCCACAGGCGAGAAACATGTGGTGTTGCACCAAAAGCTCAAGAAGGTGAAAGAGGATGAGGAGAAGgatgaaagcaaaatgcaggACACTACAAATGGAAGCGAGGAGGAGAAAGACcttagaaaagaagaaactgccAAACTGAAAAAATCCTCCCATTCAGATTCAG gAGTTAAAGAAACTTGCACTGCCTCCACAGATTCTTCTTCATCAGCAAGTGAACAACCAGACTACTTCAT GAAATACATAGCTATAGCCTCATACGAGCAACGCCAGAGTTACAAGGATGACTTCAATGCAGAGTATGATGAATACAGGAACTTGCATGCTCGGATAGAGAGTGTCACCAGGAGATTCATGAAGCTTGATGCACAACGGAAGCTTCTTTCTCCAGGGTCCAAAGAATATCAG atCCTTCATGAGGAGGTCTTAGAAGAGTATCGAAAGGTAAAACAG TCTAGCCCCAACTACTATGAAGAGAAGTATAGATGCGAGTATCTCCACAACAAGCTGTCTCATATTAAGAGACTAATAGGGGAATTTGACCAACGGCAAGCAGAGTCATGGCACTAG
- the ELL2 gene encoding RNA polymerase II elongation factor ELL2 isoform X4, whose protein sequence is MAELREGERYGLSCGAGPPNLTVLHVKLTETALRALESYQSCKDRVSSQPSIQFQRSQGLIKIPKVDTPNEVHTFNFYLSNVGKDNPQGSFDCVQQTDSSSGTLQLSCLGLIQNKITVCATSDSYLTTRERMTQAEEESRNRSAKVIKPGGPFLGKRVQVRRAPQSVPDAAPERKRSTPMNPANTIRRTHTQNAVSQRPYKDRVIHLLALKSYKKPELLARLQRDGVNQKDKNSLGAVLQQVANLNPKDNSYTLKDYIFKEIQKDWPGYNEIDKQSLELILSRKLNSSQTATSTSHLESPVTSNKDAPSTPQKRLLNSDFIDPLMNKKQRISHLTSRVQPSLSGHLPASSEKASTAPPPPPPAAAATTPAPLPLPPALVPTSNLPQTVSSSSPSTPEGRGTQDLPVDSFSQNSSSICEDQQQKDTSQTPLGIPAPAAVQAEPPKPTGEKHVVLHQKLKKVKEDEEKDESKMQDTTNGSEEEKDLRKEETAKLKKSSHSDSGEVKETCTASTDSSSSASEQPDYFMKYIAIASYEQRQSYKDDFNAEYDEYRNLHARIESVTRRFMKLDAQRKLLSPGSKEYQILHEEVLEEYRKVKQSSPNYYEEKYRCEYLHNKLSHIKRLIGEFDQRQAESWH, encoded by the exons cttaTTAAAATTCCCAAAGTTGATACGCCAAATGAAGTGCATACATTTAACTTCTACTTGTCAAATGTTGGCAAAGATAATCCTCAGGGAAGCTTTGACTGTGTCCAGCAAACGGACTCAAG TTCTGGAACCTTGCAACTCAGTTGCCTGGGACTTatacagaataaaattacaGTATGTGCAACAAGTGATTCCTATCTGACGACCAGAGAGCGCATGACCCAGGCAGAAGAGGAGTCGCGCAATCGAAGTGCAAAGGTTATTAAACCTGGTGGACCATTTTTAG GAAAGAGAGTACAGGTCAGAAGAGCACCACAAAGCGTTCCAGATGCTGCACCTGAGAGGAAGAGGTCGACACCCATGAACCCTGCAAATACAATACGGAGAACTCACACACAGAATGCTGTTTCTCAGCGACCATACAAGGACAGAGTGATTCACTTACTGGCCCTGAAGAGTTACAAGAAACCAGAGTTACTTGCTCGCTTGCAGAGGGATGGTGTCAACCAAAAGGACAAGAATTCCCTTGGAGCTGTCCTTCAGCAG GTAGCCAACCTGAATCCAAAGGATAATTCTTACACTCTGAAGGattatatatttaaagaaattcagaaagattGGCCTGGATACAATGAAATAGATAAACAGTCATTGGAGTTAATACTTTCTAG aaaattaaattcatcTCAGActgccaccagcaccagccACTTGGAATCTCCTGTAACTTCTAATAAAGATGCTCCATCAACTCCTCag AAACGGCTTTTGAATTCTGATTTTATCGATCCTCTGATGAACAAAAAGCAGAGGATATCTCACCTGACCAGTCGAGTCCAGCCATCACTCAGTGGCCACTTGCCTGCTTCCAGTGAGAAAGCCTCTACTGCCcctccgccgcctccccccgctgCAGCCGCCACTACTCCAGCTCCTCTGCCGCTGCCTCCCGCACTGGTTCCCACTTCCAACCTTCCTCAAACTGTCAgctccagctcccccagcacccctgaggggagggggacacaAGACCTGCCAGTGGACAGCTTCAGTCAAAATAGCAGTAGCATctgtgaggaccagcaacaaaaAGATACCTCTCAGACTCCTTTGGGAATCCCAGCGCCTGCCGCGGTGCAGGCGGAGCCTCCCAAGCCCACAGGCGAGAAACATGTGGTGTTGCACCAAAAGCTCAAGAAGGTGAAAGAGGATGAGGAGAAGgatgaaagcaaaatgcaggACACTACAAATGGAAGCGAGGAGGAGAAAGACcttagaaaagaagaaactgccAAACTGAAAAAATCCTCCCATTCAGATTCAGGTGAAG TTAAAGAAACTTGCACTGCCTCCACAGATTCTTCTTCATCAGCAAGTGAACAACCAGACTACTTCAT GAAATACATAGCTATAGCCTCATACGAGCAACGCCAGAGTTACAAGGATGACTTCAATGCAGAGTATGATGAATACAGGAACTTGCATGCTCGGATAGAGAGTGTCACCAGGAGATTCATGAAGCTTGATGCACAACGGAAGCTTCTTTCTCCAGGGTCCAAAGAATATCAG atCCTTCATGAGGAGGTCTTAGAAGAGTATCGAAAGGTAAAACAG TCTAGCCCCAACTACTATGAAGAGAAGTATAGATGCGAGTATCTCCACAACAAGCTGTCTCATATTAAGAGACTAATAGGGGAATTTGACCAACGGCAAGCAGAGTCATGGCACTAG